Genomic DNA from Telopea speciosissima isolate NSW1024214 ecotype Mountain lineage unplaced genomic scaffold, Tspe_v1 Tspe_v1.0733, whole genome shotgun sequence:
CTTGAAGTACAGAGATAAAGCCCTTCCCTTCATCAAAACTATTATTGGGGATGAGTCTGCTACaaagctttggcttgataattggcacccgtttggagttcttttGAGCAGATTTGGTAATAGGATTTGCTATGATGCAGGCTCTTATTCCCTTGCTGCCCGTCATGCTTGTGTCAAGGAGATTATCCGTGATGGAGATTGGCACTCTAGTCCCTCTACATCTTTCGATCtcattgatatttggagggccCTTCCAgccattgaaaattttcatgatGAGGTTCCGGATTTGACAGTGTGGACTGGTAACTCATCGGGTAATTTCTCTTCCAAATCAGCCTGGAATGCTATCCGCACAAGAGCTGCCCGTATTGATTGGAGCGAAGCTGTTTGGTTTGAAGGGAGTATAAAGTCCCATTCCTTTATGGCCTGGAGATGCCTTTCGGATGCCCTCCCCACTAGGGACAACCTCATTCATAGACACATTCCGACTCCTCATCATTGCGTGCTTTGTTGGGCTGGAACAGAAAGCAAGAATCATCTCTTCTTCGGATGCCCTTTTACTACTGATATTTGGAAAAATATTTATGACCTTTGTTTTCATGATGGGGCCACTCCTAGCAATGCCATTGATGCAGCCATTAACCTTAGTTTTCATGATGGGGCCACTCCTAGCAATGCCATTGATGCAGCCATTTCGGTTAGATATGTTGCAGGTAGAGCAGGGAAATTGGGGCTGGTCATAAAGCTTGCTTTCTGTGCCACAATCAAGCATATTTGGTCGGAGAGAAATTACAGAAtttttagaaacaaaatcagatctAAGGACCAGATTGTAGGGGCTATAAAGGGGGATGTTATTGGCAGATTATCTTCCATTCACTTGGTGGGAGACCCTACTACTGCCAACCATCATATTGCTGCCAAATGGGATCTTCAAGTTCGTTGGACGGCAAGAATTCCAAAGGCATGCTCTTGGTTTGCTCCAAATCCAAacatggttgctctccattgtgatgggtctctttcagATGACAAGGCAGGCTTTGGGGGTCTCATTCGTGATGATAGTGGGGATCCCTTAGCTGCCTTTGCTGGCATAGGAGAAGATCTTTCAGTGCTATCCATGGAGCTCATGGCTATTTATAGAGGAATTTCCCTTTGCGTTGATAAGGGCTTTTATGATGTCTCTATTAGGTCGGATTCAAAGTTGGCCATCGATATTTTGAATGGAGTGATTACTGGGCCTTGGCAAACCCTAACTTTGAAAAGTAAGATCCACATAAAGGCAAGGCTGCTTAGGTCTAAAGAATTCATTCATGTGTGGAGAGAACAGAATCAGCCTGCAGATTTCATGGCCTCCATCCCTACAGACCCTTCTGGAATTCTTTGGGAGCCTGAGTCCTTCCCTCCAGAGCTAGCGATTCTCATAAAGCAAGATAAGGAGTTTGTAGCCTATTATAGGATGTAGCCTTGGAGGGGTTCTGTCTTCCTCCTTGTTGTTTGGATAGGGCATGCCCTCTCTTGTCTAGGGTccttttcccctcttttgggttcttaaaggatgccttttctgtattctttttcttttccttcgtaatatattttttacttatcaaaaaaaaaaaaaattttggcaaatattcattttcgatttaaaccaaactgagcgggtcgtttgaggttatatgggggcatttcagtacttttttgggtttgggattttttttaaagtatctttaacacttattagacgtgtggatacgatgttcggggtcgtgaccttcgaatcgatacccatttcggcatttgttcattttcggtttaaaccagatcgagtgggaattttggagttatttggcggcatttttgtactcttttgggtttttttttctttctaaaaagtgtccttatctcttcctagatgtgtggatgtgatgttgagggtcgtgaccttcgaatcgatacctattttggcatatgttcattttcgatttaaaccagaccgggtgggtcgtttggggttatttgggggaatttctgtacttttttgggcttgggattttctaaaaagtgtccttatctcttattagacgtgtggatgcgatgttgagggttgtgactttcgaatcgatacctattttggcatatgttcattttttgtttaaaccagacc
This window encodes:
- the LOC122648302 gene encoding uncharacterized protein LOC122648302, with the translated sequence MNIAGIVKQIWWIASKQDRLWVNWVQQRYLKEESLWTVKGLNNFSWVWRKVLKYRDKALPFIKTIIGDESATKLWLDNWHPFGVLLSRFGNRICYDAGSYSLAARHACVKEIIRDGDWHSSPSTSFDLIDIWRALPAIENFHDEVPDLTVWTGNSSGNFSSKSAWNAIRTRAARIDWSEAVWFEGSIKSHSFMAWRCLSDALPTRDNLIHRHIPTPHHCVLCWAGTESKNHLFFGCPFTTDIWKNIYDLCFHDGATPSNAIDAAINLSFHDGATPSNAIDAAISVRYVAGRAGKLGLVIKLAFCATIKHIWSERNYRIFRNKIRSKDQIVGAIKGDVIGRLSSIHLVGDPTTANHHIAAKWDLQVRWTARIPKACSWFAPNPNMVALHCDGSLSDDKAGFGGLIRDDSGDPLAAFAGIGEDLSVLSMELMAIYRGISLCVDKGFYDVSIRSDSKLAIDILNGVITGPWQTLTLKSKIHIKARLLRSKEFIHVWREQNQPADFMASIPTDPSGILWEPESFPPELAILIKQDKEFVAYYRM